From the genome of Glycine max cultivar Williams 82 chromosome 2, Glycine_max_v4.0, whole genome shotgun sequence, one region includes:
- the LOC100800935 gene encoding xylan glycosyltransferase MUCI21: MEEAKISTLSKLAICFGILVFIFFLQTTVIRDATIWKVKLRSMLLISEWARNWNANNGSAVITCDYSHNGYDICTINGSTLLDQASSTLFALGPHTQQDKPHIPFKILPYTLKGDKTAMSNVKEVTLTLAPPKLSCGVTHHTPALVFSVGGYTGNFYHEINENFIPLFITINSLFPNQNVILVVLEGKSWWFKKYAELLSAFSPNHMIINTNNISTVHCFPSATIGLIKHGDMTIDPKLLPNPKTLLDFRAFLDKVYTKDDDTPFVYPNENGKPRLTLISRRGNVSRLLLNENDVIKVAEEIGFNVHVFEPKNTPMAKVYRLIHASDVLLGVHGAGLTNFLFLRPGSVLVQVVPIELYWASRTYYEKPPKFLGVDYIEYKIEPNESSLLERFGANSLVFKDPPAFHKGNWSKQRVYLKEQNVKINVVRFRKYLTKAYEKAKIFISKVN, translated from the exons ATGGAAGAAGCGAAGATTTCAACATTATCAAAGTTAGCTATATGTTTTGGAATATTGGTCTTCATCTTCTTTCTCCAGACGACAGTGATTCGAG ATGCAACTATATGGAAAGTGAAATTGAGGAGCATGCTATTAATTTCTGAATGGGCCCGAAATTGGAATGCCAACAATGGTAGTGCTGTAATCACTTGTGACTATTCTCATAATGGTTATGATATATGCACAATTAATGGCTCAACACTTTTGGATCAAGCTTCCTCAACTCTCTTTGCTTTGGGTCCTCACACACAACAAGACAAACCCCACATTCCTTTTAAAATCCTTCCTTATACTCTCAAGGGTGACAAAACAGCAATGTCCAATGTCAAAGAAGTCACACTAACCCTAGCTCCACCAAAACTATCATGTGGTGTCACACACCATACCCCAGCCCTTGTATTCAGTGTGGGAGGTTACACCGGAAACTTTTACCATGAAATAAATGAGAACTTCATCCCACTCTTCATCACCATCAATTCCTTGTTCCCTAATCAAAATGTAATACTTGTGGTCCTGGAAGGTAAGAGTTGGTGGTTCAAAAAATATGCCGAATTATTATCAGCCTTTAGTCCCAACCACATGATCATCAACACAAATAACATATCCACTGTCCATTGCTTTCCATCAGCAACCATAGGGTTGATAAAGCATGGAGACATGACCATAGACCCAAAATTGCTACCAAACCCTAAAACCCTTCTAGATTTTCGTGCATTTCTAGACAAAGTATATACCAAAGATGATGATACCCCATTTGTGTACCCTAATGAAAATGGGAAGCCACGTTTGACATTGATAAGTAGAAGAGGCAATGTGAGTCGTTTGCTTTTGAACGAAAATGATGTGATCAAGGTGGCTGAGGAGATAGGGTTCAATGTGCATGTGTTTGAGCCAAAAAACACGCCTATGGCCAAAGTTTATAGGCTAATTCATGCTAGTGATGTATTGTTAGGGGTGCATGGAGCAGGGTTAACAAATTTTTTGTTCCTTAGGCCAGGCTCGGTGTTGGTACAAGTGGTGCCTATTGAACTCTATTGGGCTTCAAGAACTTACTATGAGAAACCACCCAAATTCTTGGGGGTGGATTACATAGAGTACAAGATTGAACCTAATGAAAGCAGCTTGTTAGAGAGGTTTGGTGCTAATAGCTTGGTGTTCAAGGACCCGCCAGCTTTTCATAAAGGCAACTGGTCTAAGCAACGGGTATATTTGAAGGAGCAAAATGTGAAAATTAATGTAGTTAGATTTAGAAAGTATTTGACAAAAGCATATGAGAAggccaaaatatttattagcaaAGTTAATTAG